Proteins from a genomic interval of Candidatus Bipolaricaulota bacterium:
- a CDS encoding selenocysteine protein — protein ASTEHYLRVHIIGHILRKHTLRVFLWTFGALLVLSFLPPQETVRAFIQGHIWLVFLFAGLLGIIPESGPHMIFVMMYAAGLIPFSVLFVSSFVQDGHGMLPLFAVSVRDSLRVKAFNLGFGLAVGGILYLFGV, from the coding sequence GCGAGCACGGAGCACTACCTGCGCGTTCACATCATCGGCCATATCCTGCGGAAGCACACCCTGCGCGTGTTCCTGTGGACGTTCGGGGCACTTCTGGTCCTTTCCTTCCTTCCGCCGCAGGAGACGGTGCGGGCGTTCATCCAGGGGCATATCTGGCTCGTCTTCCTGTTCGCTGGGCTTTTGGGAATCATCCCCGAATCAGGGCCGCACATGATCTTCGTGATGATGTACGCGGCTGGGTTGATCCCGTTTTCGGTCCTGTTCGTGAGCTCGTTCGTCCAGGACGGGCACGGGATGCTCCCCCTCTTTGCGGTATCGGTGCGCGACTCCCTGCGGGTGAAGGCGTTCAACCTCGGGTTCGG